In the genome of Mucisphaera calidilacus, one region contains:
- a CDS encoding type II toxin-antitoxin system HicB family antitoxin codes for MPDLPGCHTFGDDLEEVIAMAKEAAQGWVLSALDAGQSVPRASAVESVIAGDASYAEAVWAFIDLETSIAA; via the coding sequence GTGCCGGATCTTCCGGGTTGCCATACGTTTGGCGATGATCTGGAGGAGGTGATCGCGATGGCGAAGGAGGCGGCCCAGGGGTGGGTGCTGTCGGCTCTGGATGCGGGGCAGTCGGTTCCGCGTGCGTCGGCTGTGGAGTCGGTGATTGCGGGGGATGCTTCTTATGCTGAGGCGGTGTGGGCGTTTATCGATCTTGAGACGTCGATCGCGGCCTGA
- a CDS encoding alpha/beta hydrolase has product MPNQTLPIWPAIPEGLPNLTLVDPQPDANRPAVVICPGGGYRDHADHEAEPVARKLIDAGFAAAVLRYRVSPSRHPDPLNDLQRAIRMMRHNARTWGVDPARVAALGFSAGGHLCSSAAVFGDQMSADHDDLRQQHSGRPDAVILGYPVIDMHSSIRHNGSAANLLGPDPDEATLQKMSTQLRVSPETCPAFLWHTVDDASVPVDNSIQFANACIEHKVPVELHLYPEGPHGLGLATGAGGRPPIPEAQNWIDLAIAFLRRWLCSTS; this is encoded by the coding sequence ATGCCCAACCAAACCCTCCCCATCTGGCCCGCTATCCCCGAAGGCCTCCCCAATCTCACCCTCGTCGACCCGCAGCCCGACGCCAACCGGCCCGCCGTCGTCATCTGCCCGGGAGGGGGGTACCGCGACCACGCCGACCACGAAGCCGAACCCGTCGCCCGGAAACTCATCGACGCCGGTTTTGCCGCCGCCGTCCTCCGCTACCGCGTCAGCCCCAGCCGGCACCCCGACCCCCTCAACGACCTCCAGCGTGCCATCCGCATGATGCGTCACAACGCCCGGACCTGGGGCGTCGACCCTGCACGCGTCGCCGCGCTCGGCTTCTCCGCAGGCGGACACCTCTGCTCCAGCGCCGCCGTCTTCGGCGACCAGATGTCCGCCGACCACGACGACCTCCGCCAGCAGCACTCCGGAAGACCCGACGCCGTCATCCTCGGCTACCCCGTCATCGACATGCACAGCAGCATCCGGCACAACGGCAGCGCAGCCAACCTCCTCGGCCCCGACCCCGACGAAGCCACGCTCCAGAAGATGAGCACCCAGCTCCGGGTCTCTCCCGAAACCTGCCCCGCCTTCCTCTGGCATACCGTCGACGACGCCTCCGTCCCCGTCGACAATTCCATCCAGTTCGCGAACGCCTGCATCGAGCACAAAGTCCCCGTCGAACTCCACCTCTACCCCGAGGGGCCGCACGGCCTCGGCCTCGCCACCGGCGCAGGCGGGCGACCACCCATTCCCGAGGCCCAGAACTGGATCGACCTCGCCATCGCCTTCCTCAGGCGGTGGCTCTGCTCGACCTCTTGA
- a CDS encoding type I phosphomannose isomerase catalytic subunit, whose product MSKPELYPLRFQPIYKEKVWGGRTLERLGRDLPGDATTLIGESWEIADLAQTSASGGGGNPEHSVIVNGPLAGQRIDQVIRDYTSELMGSVAPSPEGGFPLLIKFLDARENLSVQVHPSPEYASKHPDAHLKSEAWYILDCEPGAVIYKGVMEGVTPERFRQAIEDDAVRELMIEIPVKPGDCHYLPSGTCHALGQGVLVAEVQTPSDTTFRVYDWGRTGRELHLDQAIECIHFGPAETSAFESKAPAIKPDQASTHRLVSCDYFGIDRVHAPDGFEDSIAETNPTIWMILSGSGRFEVPGQEAYAFAAGQTWLVPPDLGDGWAMVEHEATWLEVTFGKTEPIRMA is encoded by the coding sequence ATGTCCAAGCCCGAACTCTACCCCCTGCGTTTCCAGCCCATCTACAAGGAAAAAGTCTGGGGCGGCCGCACCCTCGAACGCCTGGGGCGCGACCTGCCCGGCGACGCGACGACGCTCATCGGCGAGTCGTGGGAGATCGCCGACCTCGCCCAGACCTCCGCGTCGGGTGGCGGCGGCAACCCCGAGCATTCCGTCATCGTCAACGGCCCCCTCGCCGGCCAGCGCATCGATCAGGTCATCCGCGACTACACCTCCGAGCTGATGGGCTCGGTCGCCCCCTCCCCCGAGGGCGGCTTCCCGCTGCTGATCAAGTTCCTCGACGCCCGCGAGAACCTCTCGGTCCAGGTGCACCCCTCGCCCGAGTACGCGTCGAAACACCCCGACGCCCACCTCAAGTCGGAGGCTTGGTACATCCTCGACTGCGAACCCGGCGCGGTGATCTACAAGGGCGTCATGGAGGGCGTCACGCCCGAACGCTTCCGCCAGGCGATCGAGGACGACGCGGTCAGGGAACTGATGATCGAGATCCCGGTCAAGCCCGGCGACTGCCACTACCTGCCCTCGGGCACCTGCCACGCCCTCGGCCAGGGCGTGCTGGTCGCTGAGGTGCAGACCCCCTCGGACACCACCTTCCGCGTCTACGACTGGGGGCGGACCGGGCGCGAGCTGCACCTTGACCAGGCGATCGAGTGCATCCACTTCGGCCCGGCAGAAACCTCAGCCTTCGAGAGCAAGGCCCCGGCGATCAAGCCGGATCAGGCGTCGACACACCGGCTGGTGTCCTGCGACTACTTCGGCATCGACCGCGTGCACGCGCCGGACGGTTTTGAAGACTCGATCGCGGAGACGAACCCGACGATCTGGATGATCCTCAGCGGCTCGGGGCGTTTCGAGGTCCCGGGGCAGGAGGCGTATGCCTTCGCCGCAGGTCAGACCTGGCTGGTGCCGCCCGACCTGGGAGACGGCTGGGCGATGGTGGAGCACGAAGCGACCTGGCTGGAGGTGACGTTCGGCAAGACCGAGCCGATCCGCATGGCCTGA
- a CDS encoding class I SAM-dependent methyltransferase, which yields MNVNPSRVNLLRAIEAYAAEMPDNAIMLDAGSGNGPYAHLFTHTHYESADFEKVDKPYAASTHVCDLADIPVENDRYDYVLLSQVLEHLPNPIEVLRELNRVTKPGGVILASAPFLYEEHEQPYDFYRYTQFAMREMFEKAGYEIESIDWLEGFFATSGYMCHMMASYLPLAPRHYGGGLIGYAMTPVALCARPMFLLASRLLSRLDLRHQFTAYGFPKNYIVRARKPDRHA from the coding sequence GTGAACGTCAATCCGTCCCGTGTGAATCTGCTCCGAGCGATCGAGGCCTACGCCGCGGAAATGCCCGACAACGCCATCATGCTCGACGCGGGCTCAGGCAACGGGCCCTACGCTCACCTCTTCACGCACACCCACTACGAGTCGGCCGACTTCGAGAAGGTCGACAAACCCTACGCCGCATCAACCCACGTCTGCGACCTCGCCGACATCCCCGTCGAGAACGACCGCTACGACTACGTCCTCCTCAGCCAGGTCCTCGAACACCTGCCCAACCCCATCGAAGTCCTCAGGGAACTCAACCGGGTCACCAAACCCGGCGGCGTGATCCTTGCTTCCGCACCCTTCCTCTACGAAGAACACGAGCAGCCTTACGACTTCTACCGCTACACGCAGTTCGCCATGCGCGAGATGTTCGAAAAAGCCGGTTACGAGATCGAAAGCATCGACTGGCTCGAAGGCTTCTTCGCCACCTCCGGCTACATGTGCCACATGATGGCCTCCTACCTCCCGCTCGCTCCCAGGCACTATGGCGGCGGACTCATCGGCTACGCCATGACACCCGTCGCGCTCTGCGCCCGCCCCATGTTCCTGCTCGCCTCCCGCCTGCTCTCACGACTCGACCTGCGCCATCAGTTCACCGCCTACGGCTTCCCTAAGAACTACATTGTCCGCGCGCGAAAACCAGACCGCCACGCCTGA
- a CDS encoding H-X9-DG-CTERM domain-containing protein, whose product MKRPSASGFAFTLIELLVVISIIALLIGILLPALGAARKSAQYMQAGANQRSIAQGMYVYATSEKGFRFPIWQWDNTTYTRADGTEWNGMVFGSIQGYWTTLLVREGILQNLNMYEDPSWDANYDFLKYALDTSLPANSSSPSGGTPRPGRPGGSAESGSGNMASRAYNRIHFGYNYVWVGGNLSEPEISTSRVGAKWPGRVGASPSTPVSVDDMASTGDVLVTSTVRNKDASEDEGEEIGGHVVIDYPVYVPHATYPHARHSGGVQISWADGHVSTISVPGAAANPTDFELPFSEDALGAATTVQNYTGNKGSGRPGAGDPKQCVFDLWPANPGD is encoded by the coding sequence ATGAAGCGTCCGAGTGCGTCGGGTTTTGCGTTTACGCTGATCGAGCTGCTGGTGGTGATTTCGATTATTGCGTTGCTGATCGGGATCTTGTTGCCTGCGTTGGGTGCGGCGCGGAAGTCGGCGCAGTACATGCAGGCGGGTGCGAATCAGCGTTCTATCGCGCAGGGCATGTATGTCTATGCGACGAGTGAGAAGGGTTTCCGTTTTCCGATCTGGCAGTGGGACAACACGACGTACACGCGTGCTGACGGGACGGAGTGGAACGGGATGGTGTTCGGGAGTATCCAGGGGTACTGGACGACGCTGCTGGTGCGTGAGGGGATCCTTCAGAACCTGAACATGTATGAGGATCCGAGTTGGGACGCGAACTATGACTTTCTGAAGTATGCGCTGGACACGTCGCTGCCGGCGAATTCGAGTTCGCCTAGCGGTGGTACGCCTCGGCCCGGGCGTCCGGGTGGTTCGGCGGAGAGCGGGAGCGGGAACATGGCGTCTCGCGCCTATAACCGGATTCACTTCGGCTACAACTACGTCTGGGTGGGTGGCAATCTTTCGGAGCCTGAGATATCGACGTCGCGCGTGGGTGCGAAATGGCCGGGTCGCGTGGGTGCGAGCCCCTCGACGCCTGTGTCGGTGGATGACATGGCGTCGACGGGCGATGTTCTGGTGACGTCGACGGTGCGTAACAAGGACGCATCGGAGGACGAGGGCGAGGAGATCGGCGGCCACGTGGTGATTGACTATCCCGTGTATGTGCCTCATGCGACCTATCCGCATGCGCGGCACAGCGGTGGCGTTCAGATCAGCTGGGCGGACGGTCACGTCTCGACGATCAGCGTTCCGGGTGCGGCGGCGAACCCGACGGATTTTGAGCTACCGTTTTCGGAGGATGCATTGGGTGCTGCGACGACGGTGCAGAATTACACGGGCAACAAGGGATCGGGCCGTCCGGGTGCGGGCGATCCGAAGCAGTGCGTCTTTGACCTTTGGCCGGCGAACCCCGGCGACTGA
- a CDS encoding type II secretion system protein: protein MYERNGRRGFTLIELLVVISIIALLIGILLPALGAARDAARFGQASANLRSIAQGHYIYATSNDMRFVLWQWGETADGAAENRMQEPVRWFWSTKLAAEGIIQDLSTYEDPSFDAVNNFKNKQLTSHELVNTSSGGRGSGQTSNNTPDGGAPLWDRDFVDIHFGYNYLWVGSNYGNAYYGDTSSKARYGAATPERIAIGRNDIPASIDDMRSTGDTLITAPVIDVARTRSSGEEVGAHVVSDYYTEDVPWAGMGHARHRGGLYVSWADGHNSRLEVPGSAQEPENYSLSYADEALGTTKRTKNNGGSSAPSGRPGSGTTGTSAQNVFDLWPQNPGD from the coding sequence ATGTATGAACGAAATGGACGTCGTGGATTTACGCTGATCGAGTTGCTGGTGGTGATTTCGATCATCGCGTTGCTGATCGGGATCCTGTTGCCCGCGTTGGGTGCGGCGCGTGATGCGGCGCGGTTCGGGCAGGCTTCGGCCAACCTTCGTTCGATTGCACAGGGACACTACATCTACGCGACGAGTAACGACATGCGATTCGTTCTCTGGCAATGGGGCGAGACGGCTGACGGAGCTGCTGAGAATCGAATGCAGGAACCGGTCCGTTGGTTCTGGTCGACGAAGTTGGCTGCGGAGGGGATCATTCAGGATCTCTCGACGTATGAGGATCCATCGTTTGACGCTGTCAACAATTTCAAGAACAAGCAGTTGACTTCACACGAGTTGGTCAACACAAGCAGCGGCGGGCGAGGCTCAGGCCAGACGTCCAACAACACGCCCGACGGTGGTGCTCCTCTCTGGGATCGCGATTTTGTGGATATTCACTTTGGTTATAACTATCTCTGGGTGGGATCGAACTACGGAAACGCCTATTACGGCGATACCTCAAGTAAGGCGCGATATGGTGCCGCAACACCCGAGCGCATCGCGATCGGTCGCAATGATATACCTGCTTCAATCGACGACATGCGATCGACGGGAGACACACTGATTACAGCACCCGTGATCGATGTTGCACGCACCCGCAGCAGCGGTGAAGAGGTTGGGGCTCACGTTGTGTCCGACTATTACACGGAGGATGTGCCTTGGGCGGGTATGGGGCATGCAAGACACCGCGGAGGTCTCTATGTGAGTTGGGCTGATGGTCACAACAGCCGGCTTGAGGTGCCGGGGTCGGCGCAAGAGCCGGAGAACTACTCTCTTTCCTATGCGGACGAGGCGCTGGGCACAACCAAGCGAACCAAGAACAATGGCGGTTCTTCGGCACCGTCCGGGCGTCCGGGTAGTGGAACTACGGGTACGAGTGCGCAGAATGTGTTTGACTTGTGGCCGCAGAACCCCGGCGACTGA
- a CDS encoding type II secretion system protein, translating into MESRARRVWAFTLIELLVVISIIALLIGILLPALGAARSTARVMQSAANQRSIGQGMYAHAAGNNMRFPKWQNGLSADTMFEPIQSYWTTRLIELGVIPTVDVYLDPTWDNGHVGILDFSIQSGEAKDENAADNAAYRGFNRIHYGYNFVYVGSNIGAHYTKVSAVAQKYFSGEKRFGGPVALPASTDDMASTTDVLLTTTVRNHNPPLAEDSELEEALESSGEFAGAHVVMDGDITVVNAGRADPRHNGNIQILWVDGHVDNNPISGAAGDSSLDDARLAYLGTDGQAGEAGLLGDRRSADAALKSGGSTRPGQATSADSVKEMVFDLNATNPEDLW; encoded by the coding sequence ATGGAATCTCGTGCACGGCGTGTGTGGGCGTTTACGTTGATCGAGTTGCTGGTGGTGATTTCGATCATCGCTTTGCTGATCGGGATCTTGTTGCCCGCGTTGGGTGCGGCGCGGAGCACGGCTCGCGTGATGCAGTCGGCGGCGAACCAGCGTTCGATCGGGCAGGGGATGTACGCCCATGCTGCGGGGAACAACATGCGTTTCCCGAAGTGGCAGAACGGGTTGAGTGCTGACACGATGTTCGAGCCGATTCAGTCGTACTGGACGACGCGTCTGATTGAGTTGGGTGTGATCCCGACGGTTGATGTGTATTTGGATCCGACCTGGGATAACGGTCACGTGGGGATCCTGGATTTCTCGATCCAGTCGGGCGAGGCGAAGGATGAGAACGCGGCGGACAACGCGGCGTACCGCGGGTTCAATCGGATTCACTACGGGTACAATTTTGTGTACGTGGGTTCGAACATTGGGGCGCATTATACGAAGGTGAGCGCCGTTGCCCAGAAGTATTTCTCAGGTGAGAAGCGTTTCGGCGGTCCGGTCGCATTACCTGCAAGCACGGACGATATGGCCTCGACGACTGATGTGCTGCTGACCACGACTGTACGCAATCATAATCCGCCGCTTGCGGAAGATTCGGAACTGGAGGAGGCGCTCGAATCCAGCGGTGAGTTTGCGGGTGCCCACGTCGTGATGGATGGTGACATAACGGTGGTGAATGCGGGTCGTGCTGATCCGCGGCACAACGGAAATATCCAGATTCTGTGGGTCGATGGTCATGTTGATAACAACCCGATTTCGGGCGCGGCGGGTGATTCGAGTCTCGATGACGCTCGGCTGGCCTATCTGGGCACTGATGGCCAGGCAGGCGAAGCGGGTCTGTTAGGCGATCGGCGTTCGGCTGATGCTGCTCTGAAATCGGGTGGTAGCACACGTCCGGGACAGGCGACTTCGGCGGATTCTGTCAAGGAGATGGTCTTCGACCTGAACGCGACGAATCCTGAGGATTTGTGGTAG
- a CDS encoding Glu/Leu/Phe/Val family dehydrogenase: protein MNRDSQEFAILQELGFRFDPANIYQQVLGSVLRSAELIDAPRYLRLIMAQPKNELIVHFPVRLDSGEYRLFKGYRAQHNNILGPYKGGMRYHPNVSLDHIKALSVLMTMKCSLMRLPLGGAKGGVQVDPYALSQAELMRLTRRFVSALGNNIGPDYDIPAPDVGTNAQVMAWMADTYENVSATHSRHDGQAVVTGKPLDFGGSRGREKATGQGLVFVLEQMLGSLGLTMSSLRYSVIGYGNVGSWTARLLADRGAKLIAVMDHTGAIRSSEGIDAHGLAEYVRQTRGVRGFGGVQAIEERAFYEEPVDIMIPAALEQMIDVQQAEWIRARAIAEGANAPTTPEAETILLDRGVTILPAILCNSGGVTVSYFEWKQNRMAETWDEEHVDIELRDHMVEAAGRVREVASRLNCDLRTAAYVAAFEHLAKVYSLRGIFP from the coding sequence ATGAACAGAGACAGCCAGGAGTTCGCGATTCTTCAGGAGCTCGGATTCCGATTTGATCCTGCGAACATCTACCAGCAGGTGTTGGGGTCGGTGCTACGCTCGGCGGAGTTGATTGATGCGCCGCGTTACCTGAGGCTGATCATGGCTCAGCCGAAGAACGAGTTGATCGTGCATTTTCCGGTACGGCTGGACTCGGGCGAGTATCGGTTGTTCAAGGGGTATCGGGCGCAGCACAACAACATTCTTGGGCCTTATAAGGGCGGCATGCGTTATCACCCCAACGTGTCGCTGGACCACATCAAGGCGTTGTCGGTGCTGATGACGATGAAGTGTTCGCTGATGCGTCTGCCGCTGGGCGGTGCGAAGGGCGGGGTTCAGGTGGATCCTTATGCGTTGAGTCAGGCGGAGTTGATGCGTCTGACGCGTCGGTTCGTGTCGGCGTTGGGGAACAACATTGGCCCGGACTACGACATTCCGGCGCCGGACGTGGGGACGAATGCTCAGGTGATGGCGTGGATGGCGGATACGTATGAGAACGTTTCGGCGACGCACTCACGTCACGACGGGCAGGCGGTGGTGACGGGCAAGCCGCTTGACTTCGGCGGGTCGCGTGGGCGTGAGAAGGCGACGGGGCAGGGTCTTGTTTTTGTGCTGGAGCAGATGCTGGGGTCGCTGGGGCTGACGATGTCGTCGCTTCGGTACAGCGTGATTGGTTATGGCAACGTGGGTTCGTGGACGGCGCGTCTGCTGGCGGATCGCGGGGCGAAGCTGATTGCGGTGATGGATCACACGGGTGCGATTCGGTCGTCCGAGGGCATCGATGCGCACGGATTGGCTGAGTATGTGCGTCAGACACGTGGCGTGCGTGGTTTCGGGGGTGTGCAGGCGATCGAGGAGCGTGCGTTTTACGAGGAGCCGGTGGACATCATGATCCCGGCGGCGTTGGAGCAGATGATCGACGTGCAGCAGGCGGAGTGGATCCGGGCGCGAGCGATCGCCGAGGGCGCGAACGCGCCGACGACGCCTGAGGCGGAGACGATCCTGCTGGATCGTGGGGTGACGATCCTGCCGGCGATCCTGTGCAACTCGGGTGGCGTGACGGTGAGTTATTTCGAGTGGAAGCAGAACCGTATGGCGGAGACGTGGGACGAGGAGCACGTGGATATCGAGCTTCGTGACCACATGGTGGAGGCGGCGGGCCGTGTGCGTGAGGTGGCGTCGCGGCTGAACTGCGACCTGCGGACGGCGGCGTACGTGGCGGCGTTCGAGCACCTGGCGAAGGTGTACAGCCTGCGGGGCATCTTCCCTTAA
- the ispG gene encoding flavodoxin-dependent (E)-4-hydroxy-3-methylbut-2-enyl-diphosphate synthase, whose protein sequence is MNERRKTRQVRVGDDRVGVVPIGGDAPVSVQTMTSGYTHDVDACVAEIHKLAAAGADIVRVAVPEKKDTEALAEILPQVKVPIVADVHFHFQRALEAIEAGVHKIRLNPGNIQDREQVGKVIDACKERGLPIRVGVNEGSIIERRDKQKRMKELGGVFSGAKHGHFLAIMIAKLEEYLEIFYERDFYDVTISAKSPDPTLVIDAYTEISKRFDHPLHLGVTHAGPRETGAIRSVAPLAHLLASGIGDTIRISYANDPVFEVEDGLELLYCLELRERKGVDLIACPTCGRIQVDLFTLVQEVREKLAAEIELPIKVAVMGCIVNGPGEAEGADVAIFAGDRRGIIYVQGQKVANVPEEEILDRLLEECRKFEDRVRSGEVKLGEKVVEILPPDPIGELGSGFEKIAQGQVEKMTPLTIDKG, encoded by the coding sequence ATGAACGAACGACGCAAGACCAGGCAGGTGCGGGTGGGTGATGACCGTGTGGGCGTGGTGCCGATCGGCGGCGATGCACCGGTGAGCGTGCAGACGATGACCTCGGGGTACACCCACGACGTGGACGCGTGCGTGGCGGAGATCCACAAGCTGGCGGCGGCGGGGGCGGACATTGTCCGCGTCGCGGTGCCTGAGAAGAAGGACACCGAGGCGCTGGCCGAGATCCTGCCGCAGGTCAAGGTGCCGATCGTCGCGGACGTGCATTTTCACTTCCAGCGGGCGTTGGAGGCGATCGAGGCGGGGGTGCACAAGATCCGGCTGAACCCGGGCAATATTCAGGACCGCGAGCAGGTGGGGAAGGTGATCGACGCTTGCAAGGAGCGCGGGCTGCCGATCCGGGTGGGGGTGAACGAGGGCTCGATCATCGAGCGCAGGGACAAGCAGAAGCGGATGAAGGAGCTGGGCGGGGTCTTCTCCGGGGCGAAGCACGGGCACTTCCTGGCGATCATGATCGCGAAGCTCGAGGAGTACCTCGAGATCTTCTACGAGCGTGATTTTTATGACGTGACGATCTCGGCGAAGAGCCCGGACCCGACGCTGGTGATCGACGCGTACACGGAGATCAGCAAGCGTTTTGATCATCCGCTGCACCTGGGCGTGACGCACGCGGGGCCGCGGGAGACGGGCGCGATCCGGAGCGTGGCTCCGCTGGCCCACCTGCTGGCTTCGGGGATCGGCGACACGATCCGGATCAGCTACGCGAACGACCCGGTTTTTGAGGTGGAGGACGGGCTGGAGCTGCTTTATTGCCTGGAGCTGCGTGAGCGCAAGGGTGTGGACCTGATCGCGTGTCCGACATGCGGGCGTATTCAGGTGGACCTGTTCACGCTGGTGCAGGAGGTTCGCGAGAAGCTGGCGGCGGAGATCGAGCTGCCGATCAAGGTGGCGGTGATGGGCTGCATCGTCAACGGGCCGGGTGAGGCGGAGGGGGCGGACGTGGCGATTTTCGCGGGCGACCGTCGCGGGATCATTTACGTTCAGGGCCAGAAGGTGGCGAACGTGCCGGAGGAGGAGATCCTGGACCGTCTGCTGGAGGAGTGCCGTAAGTTCGAGGACCGCGTGCGGAGCGGGGAGGTCAAGCTGGGTGAGAAGGTGGTGGAGATCCTGCCGCCCGACCCAATCGGCGAGCTGGGATCGGGTTTTGAGAAGATCGCACAGGGCCAGGTGGAGAAGATGACGCCTCTGACGATCGACAAGGGCTAG
- a CDS encoding DUF1801 domain-containing protein → MAKAKDPKPKLLSGGNPQIPKGDGDAPVEAYIAAMPGWKQAVGRRIDELVTTTVPGVRKAVRWNSPFYGVEGRGWFLSYHCFTKYIKVTFLNGSQLNPMPPESSKHEHVRYLHIPEGEQIDDQALGEWIQQASSLPGEDLF, encoded by the coding sequence ATGGCCAAAGCGAAAGATCCGAAACCCAAGTTGCTCTCCGGCGGCAACCCTCAGATCCCGAAGGGTGATGGCGACGCGCCGGTGGAAGCGTACATCGCGGCGATGCCCGGGTGGAAGCAGGCCGTCGGCCGCCGGATCGACGAACTTGTCACCACCACGGTGCCGGGCGTTCGGAAGGCAGTGCGATGGAACTCGCCGTTCTACGGAGTCGAAGGCAGAGGCTGGTTTCTGAGCTATCACTGCTTCACGAAGTACATCAAGGTGACGTTCTTGAACGGCTCCCAACTCAATCCGATGCCGCCTGAGTCGTCGAAGCACGAACACGTCCGCTACTTGCACATTCCCGAAGGCGAACAGATTGACGATCAAGCTCTTGGCGAGTGGATTCAGCAAGCCTCATCGCTGCCAGGGGAGGACCTCTTTTGA
- the nadD gene encoding nicotinate (nicotinamide) nucleotide adenylyltransferase yields the protein MSRNAQQIIIFGGTFDPPHRAHIQLPDLARRHLHADQVLYLPAGNPPHKTDQTITPAHHRLAMLRAALRDHPWARIDTRELDDTSGNPSYTVNTLEQIRAEQPPTTQLRLLIGSDQALLFHAWREPQRIEQLAEPLVMVRPPLTPDSFLDQLPPADRERWQPRILEVPALDVSSTTIRNAIRHNSAADNLNPDVLNYIREHKLYAD from the coding sequence ATGAGCCGCAACGCCCAACAGATCATCATCTTCGGCGGAACCTTCGACCCGCCCCACCGGGCCCACATCCAACTCCCCGACCTCGCCCGCCGGCACCTCCACGCCGACCAGGTCCTCTACCTCCCCGCCGGCAACCCGCCCCACAAGACCGACCAGACCATCACACCCGCGCACCACCGCCTCGCCATGCTCCGCGCCGCCCTCCGTGACCACCCCTGGGCCCGGATCGACACCCGCGAACTCGATGACACCTCAGGCAACCCCAGCTACACCGTCAACACCCTCGAACAGATCCGCGCCGAACAGCCCCCGACCACACAACTCCGGCTCCTCATCGGATCCGATCAGGCCCTCCTCTTCCACGCCTGGCGCGAGCCGCAACGCATCGAACAGCTCGCCGAGCCCCTTGTCATGGTCCGACCGCCCCTCACACCCGACAGCTTCCTCGATCAACTCCCCCCCGCCGACCGCGAACGCTGGCAGCCCCGCATCCTCGAAGTCCCCGCACTCGACGTCAGCTCCACCACCATCCGTAACGCCATCCGCCACAACAGCGCCGCCGACAACCTCAACCCCGACGTCCTCAACTACATCCGCGAGCACAAGCTCTACGCCGATTAA
- a CDS encoding sulfotransferase domain-containing protein: MIVISGSMPKSGSTWLYSMTDAALVADGYRSAEEVRDRYRLHGVLVSKANEISYATPSKLLRLIPAHAMGEAVLCKTHFAPSRSLRALMAVGTARGTYIYRDLRDVALSAMNHGERARAGGHGHELKDLRTVEDALRYAAELYIPEWERWSSTQGLLMLRYEQMLVEPELLMRRVADHLGLDLDDGALAEIVARFDRRQLQGTTKQNLMLNKATSGRYLDEMTAGQRALAKDLFGRELEAMGYAA; this comes from the coding sequence ATGATTGTGATCAGCGGCAGCATGCCCAAGTCCGGAAGCACGTGGCTCTACAGCATGACCGACGCGGCGCTGGTCGCAGACGGTTATCGGTCGGCGGAGGAAGTCCGGGACCGCTACCGGCTGCATGGCGTGCTGGTGAGCAAGGCCAACGAGATCAGCTACGCGACGCCGAGCAAGCTGCTGCGGCTCATTCCGGCTCACGCGATGGGCGAGGCGGTGCTGTGCAAGACGCACTTCGCGCCGTCGCGGTCGCTTCGAGCCCTGATGGCCGTGGGCACCGCGCGGGGCACGTATATCTATCGTGATCTGCGGGACGTGGCGCTCTCGGCGATGAACCACGGCGAGCGTGCCCGGGCGGGGGGGCACGGCCACGAGCTGAAGGATCTGCGGACGGTGGAGGATGCGCTTCGCTACGCGGCGGAGCTGTATATCCCCGAGTGGGAGAGGTGGTCGAGCACGCAGGGGTTGCTGATGCTCCGGTACGAGCAGATGCTCGTGGAGCCGGAGCTGCTGATGCGGCGGGTGGCGGATCACCTCGGGCTGGATCTGGACGACGGGGCGTTGGCGGAGATCGTGGCGCGGTTCGACCGGCGTCAGCTACAGGGCACGACGAAGCAGAACCTGATGCTCAACAAGGCGACGTCGGGTCGGTATCTCGACGAGATGACCGCGGGGCAGCGGGCGCTGGCCAAGGACCTGTTCGGGCGGGAGCTCGAGGCGATGGGCTACGCGGCGTGA